The following coding sequences lie in one Bordetella genomosp. 9 genomic window:
- the pdxJ gene encoding pyridoxine 5'-phosphate synthase: MIDLGVNIDHVATLRQQRHTQYPDPIEAALRAEDAGADLITLHLREDRRHIQDADVRRLRPLLRTRMNLECAVTKEMLDIACDVRPHDVCLVPEKRQELTTEGGLEVAGALAAVTDAVKQLHEAGIRVSLFIDPDPVQIAAAARTGARVIELHTGAYAEAEGAAAQAELERIRLAVAEGLRQGLQVNAGHGLHYENVQPIAALDGIAELNIGHAIVARAVFDGWEKAVRDMKALMVAARTPAGSNKG; the protein is encoded by the coding sequence ATGATAGACCTAGGCGTAAACATCGATCACGTAGCCACGCTGCGTCAGCAACGGCATACCCAATATCCCGACCCCATCGAGGCGGCGCTGCGCGCGGAAGACGCGGGCGCCGATCTGATCACCCTGCATTTGCGCGAGGATCGCCGGCACATTCAGGATGCCGACGTGCGCCGCCTGCGTCCGTTGCTGCGTACCCGCATGAACCTGGAGTGCGCCGTCACCAAGGAAATGCTGGACATTGCTTGCGACGTCCGCCCGCACGATGTCTGCCTGGTCCCGGAGAAGCGCCAGGAGCTGACCACGGAAGGGGGGCTGGAAGTCGCGGGCGCGCTTGCCGCGGTCACCGATGCGGTCAAGCAGCTGCACGAGGCCGGCATTCGCGTGTCGCTGTTCATCGATCCCGATCCCGTGCAGATCGCCGCGGCGGCGCGCACGGGCGCACGGGTGATCGAGCTGCATACCGGCGCCTATGCCGAAGCCGAAGGCGCGGCCGCGCAGGCTGAATTGGAGCGAATCCGGCTGGCGGTTGCCGAGGGCCTGCGCCAGGGGCTGCAGGTCAATGCGGGCCACGGCCTGCACTATGAAAACGTGCAACCCATCGCCGCCCTGGACGGCATCGCGGAGTTGAACATTGGCCACGCTATCGTGGCGCGCGCCGTGTTCGATGGCTGGGAAAAGGCGGTCCGCGACATGAAGGCGCTGATGGTCGCCGCGCGCACGCCCGCCGGCAGCAACAAAGGCTAG
- a CDS encoding response regulator transcription factor: MEHCNVPSVTSDPVPLSLALWEPDDETRNRTVHMLVRLGFQVHGCRDAASLFQWMDLRDPDLILVGESAPVSQMVDAVLPRLSEQYAAGILVQAPEAPPQTRLNALHAGAHMCLDRRYEAHELAALLRAQARRAARVRRRAAGRAEESFDTAAVAARGAAPQSGRPGGRVAAPAAASGALGCPPAAGAVGLVGATDIGAGLGAGAAGGMAYALRSLSAPGVTPAPAAINRTPAQREPWRIMYQGWLLVTPGGRRIHLTGTERACFACLLDSPKRELSRAAMRGFMTATNLRSVNVAISRLRKKVHDSGERLPLHTVHGMGYVFVGELTTED; this comes from the coding sequence ATGGAACATTGCAACGTCCCCTCCGTTACCTCCGACCCTGTCCCCCTCTCGCTGGCCCTTTGGGAACCGGACGATGAAACCCGCAATCGGACGGTGCACATGCTCGTCCGCCTGGGATTCCAGGTCCATGGCTGCCGTGACGCAGCCAGTCTGTTCCAGTGGATGGACCTGCGCGATCCCGACCTGATCCTGGTCGGCGAGAGCGCGCCCGTTTCGCAGATGGTGGACGCGGTCCTGCCGCGCCTGAGCGAGCAATATGCGGCCGGCATCCTGGTCCAGGCTCCGGAGGCGCCGCCGCAGACACGGCTGAACGCCTTGCACGCTGGCGCGCACATGTGTCTGGACCGCCGCTACGAAGCCCACGAACTGGCCGCGCTGCTGCGTGCCCAGGCGCGGCGCGCCGCGCGCGTGCGGCGCCGCGCGGCGGGACGGGCCGAAGAAAGTTTTGACACTGCCGCCGTGGCGGCGCGTGGCGCGGCGCCGCAATCCGGCCGTCCGGGCGGCCGGGTGGCGGCGCCGGCGGCCGCATCCGGCGCGTTGGGCTGCCCGCCCGCCGCAGGCGCTGTCGGCCTGGTGGGCGCCACCGATATCGGTGCGGGACTGGGCGCGGGGGCGGCGGGCGGCATGGCCTATGCGTTGCGCAGCCTTTCGGCGCCCGGCGTCACGCCGGCGCCGGCCGCCATCAATCGGACGCCGGCGCAACGGGAGCCCTGGCGCATCATGTACCAGGGATGGCTGCTGGTGACGCCGGGCGGCCGCCGCATCCACCTGACGGGCACCGAACGCGCGTGCTTTGCCTGCCTCCTGGACAGCCCTAAGCGGGAACTGTCGCGCGCCGCGATGCGCGGATTCATGACAGCCACCAACCTGCGCTCAGTCAACGTGGCCATCAGCCGGTTGCGCAAGAAGGTCCACGACAGTGGCGAACGGCTGCCGTTGCATACGGTGCATGGCATGGGCTATGTGTTCGTCGGCGAGCTGACCACGGAAGACTAG
- a CDS encoding patatin-like phospholipase family protein codes for MHRAAGRRCAYETVALVLQGGGALGSYQAGVYEGLHEHGLRPDWVAGISIGAINAAIIAGSPPDERVERLRGFWEAICRPYGYELLPWGDWWAQLFQGIPFGFGTPATNGRVAAATALLHGQPGFFKPRVPPPFWQQGLAATSFYDTSPLLETLRTYVDFKLLNSGTVRASVGAVNVRTGNFAYFDSTQVELTPQHIMASGALPPGFPAVEIDGEYYWDGGVVSNTPLYQVLSASPMRDTLAFQVDLWAARGPLPTNIEEVVARQKDIQYSSRTRYVLDSLKRNVALREDLQRVLAMLPKDKRDAPELAAIRRHAVIPAINVVNLIYASKHYEGHSKDYEFGTEAMRDHWASGLADIRATLARPGVLDLPGEGQHFITHDVHRDHGKQ; via the coding sequence GTGCATCGGGCGGCCGGCCGTCGCTGCGCCTATGAAACCGTCGCCCTGGTGCTGCAGGGCGGCGGCGCCCTCGGTTCCTATCAGGCTGGCGTGTATGAAGGCCTGCACGAACACGGATTGCGTCCGGATTGGGTGGCCGGCATCTCGATCGGCGCCATCAATGCCGCCATCATCGCCGGCTCGCCGCCCGATGAGCGCGTCGAACGCCTGCGGGGCTTCTGGGAGGCCATCTGCAGGCCGTACGGATACGAGCTGCTGCCGTGGGGCGACTGGTGGGCGCAGCTGTTCCAGGGCATCCCCTTCGGTTTCGGTACGCCAGCCACGAACGGCAGGGTCGCCGCCGCCACCGCGCTGTTGCATGGCCAGCCGGGTTTCTTCAAGCCGCGCGTGCCGCCCCCGTTCTGGCAGCAGGGGCTCGCCGCCACCAGCTTCTACGATACGTCGCCACTGCTGGAAACCTTGCGCACCTACGTCGATTTCAAGCTGCTCAATAGCGGGACCGTGCGCGCAAGCGTCGGCGCGGTCAATGTCCGCACGGGAAACTTTGCCTACTTCGACAGCACGCAGGTCGAGTTGACCCCCCAGCACATCATGGCGTCCGGCGCCTTGCCGCCGGGCTTTCCCGCGGTGGAGATCGACGGCGAATACTACTGGGATGGCGGCGTGGTTTCGAATACGCCGCTGTACCAGGTACTGTCGGCCAGCCCCATGCGCGATACACTCGCGTTCCAGGTCGACCTTTGGGCCGCGCGCGGGCCGTTGCCGACGAATATCGAAGAAGTCGTCGCCCGGCAGAAGGACATCCAGTACTCCAGCCGCACCCGCTATGTGCTGGATAGCCTCAAGCGCAACGTGGCCTTGCGCGAAGACCTGCAGCGGGTGCTTGCCATGCTGCCCAAGGACAAGCGCGATGCGCCCGAGTTGGCAGCCATCCGCCGCCACGCGGTCATCCCGGCGATCAATGTGGTCAACCTGATCTACGCCTCGAAGCACTACGAGGGCCATTCCAAGGACTACGAGTTCGGCACGGAGGCCATGCGCGACCACTGGGCGTCCGGCCTGGCGGACATCCGGGCAACGCTTGCGCGTCCCGGCGTGCTCGATCTGCCCGGCGAGGGGCAGCATTTCATCACCCACGACGTTCATCGCGACCACGGAAAGCAGTAA
- a CDS encoding ABC transporter ATP-binding protein has product MLSAHDLHITFNPGTPIETRALRGLSLHIPTGQFVTVIGSNGAGKSTFLNAISGDQPVDSGRIEIDGVDMTRQASWRRAEYVARVFQDPMAGTCEDLTIEENMALAQARGARRGVGRAVKPAMRETFRERLATLGLGLENRLGDRIGLLSGGQRQAVSLLMAALQPSRLLLLDEHTAALDPRTADFVLALTTRIVAESKLTTLMVTHSMRQALDVGDRTVMLHQGQVVLDVSGEERKGMTVPDLLAMFERVRGEKLADDALLLG; this is encoded by the coding sequence ATGCTGAGCGCACATGACCTGCACATTACTTTCAACCCCGGCACGCCCATCGAAACCCGGGCTTTGCGCGGCTTGTCCCTGCACATCCCCACGGGCCAGTTCGTCACGGTCATCGGGTCGAATGGCGCGGGCAAATCGACATTCCTGAATGCGATCTCGGGCGATCAGCCGGTGGACAGCGGGCGTATCGAAATCGACGGCGTGGATATGACCCGGCAAGCTTCCTGGCGCCGCGCCGAGTATGTCGCGCGGGTGTTCCAGGACCCGATGGCGGGCACCTGCGAAGACCTGACCATCGAAGAAAACATGGCGCTGGCGCAGGCGCGCGGCGCGCGCCGCGGCGTCGGCCGGGCAGTCAAACCGGCGATGCGGGAAACCTTCCGCGAGCGTCTCGCCACACTGGGGCTCGGTCTGGAAAACCGGCTTGGCGACCGGATCGGGCTGCTGTCCGGCGGGCAGCGTCAGGCCGTAAGCCTGCTCATGGCGGCCTTGCAACCGTCCCGTCTGCTGCTGTTGGACGAGCATACCGCCGCGCTGGATCCGCGCACCGCGGATTTCGTGCTGGCGCTCACGACCCGCATCGTCGCCGAAAGCAAGCTCACTACGCTGATGGTCACGCACAGCATGCGTCAGGCCCTGGACGTCGGCGACCGCACGGTCATGCTGCACCAGGGGCAGGTCGTGCTCGATGTATCGGGCGAGGAGCGCAAGGGCATGACGGTGCCGGACCTGCTGGCCATGTTCGAACGCGTACGCGGCGAGAAGCTGGCCGACGACGCCCTGCTCCTGGGCTGA
- a CDS encoding ABC transporter permease yields the protein MSLFSLLGALEVGLVFSLVALGVLISFRLLRFPDLTVDGSFPLGAAVAATMISLGVNPFAATACAVAAGAAAGWVTGWLNVKLRIMDLLASILVMIALYSVNLRVMGRPNVPLITEPTVFTLLQPAWLSDYVARPAILLVVVIVCKLLLDWFLSTEQGLALRATGANPRMARAQGVNTGRLILGGMALSNALVALAGALFAQAQGGADISMGLGTIVIGLAAVIVGESLLPARRMAWATLAVILGAIVYRFFVTLALNSDFIGLQAQDLNLVTAVLVTIALVIPRLRRRRVLKGG from the coding sequence ATGTCCCTTTTCTCATTGCTGGGCGCCTTGGAGGTCGGGCTGGTCTTCAGCCTGGTCGCCTTGGGCGTCCTGATTTCTTTCCGGCTGCTGCGCTTTCCCGACCTTACCGTCGACGGCAGTTTTCCCCTTGGGGCGGCGGTGGCCGCCACCATGATTTCCCTGGGCGTGAACCCGTTCGCCGCCACCGCCTGCGCCGTCGCCGCCGGCGCGGCGGCGGGCTGGGTGACCGGCTGGCTCAACGTCAAGCTGCGCATCATGGATCTGCTGGCCAGCATCCTGGTCATGATCGCGCTGTATTCGGTGAACCTGCGCGTCATGGGCAGGCCCAACGTGCCGCTGATCACCGAACCCACCGTATTCACCCTGCTTCAGCCCGCCTGGCTGAGCGATTACGTCGCGCGCCCGGCGATCCTGCTGGTGGTCGTGATCGTCTGCAAGCTGCTGCTCGATTGGTTCCTGTCCACCGAGCAGGGACTGGCCCTGCGGGCGACCGGGGCCAATCCCCGCATGGCGCGTGCGCAAGGCGTGAACACCGGCCGCCTGATCCTGGGCGGCATGGCGTTGTCGAATGCGCTCGTGGCGCTGGCCGGGGCGCTGTTCGCCCAGGCGCAAGGCGGGGCGGATATTTCCATGGGCCTGGGCACGATCGTCATCGGCCTGGCGGCCGTGATCGTCGGCGAGAGCCTGTTGCCCGCGCGCCGCATGGCGTGGGCCACCCTGGCCGTCATTCTCGGCGCCATTGTTTACCGCTTCTTCGTCACGCTCGCCTTGAACTCCGACTTCATCGGATTGCAGGCGCAGGATCTGAACCTGGTGACGGCGGTGCTGGTGACCATCGCGCTGGTCATCCCGCGCCTGCGCCGTCGCCGCGTGCTGAAGGGAGGGTGA
- a CDS encoding ABC transporter substrate-binding protein — protein sequence MSTKIFAAGAAAAVALAAALHMGGDAHAAPAGQKSVAVIAIVEHPALDAVRDGVKEELKAKGFDAAKNLKWQYQSAQGNTGTAAQIARKFVGDRPDAIVAIATPAAQAVVSATKDIPVVYAAVTDPVAAQLVPSMEPSGSNVTGISDALELDRQVALIRKIVPNAKRVGIVYNPGEANSVVVVKQMQDLLPKSGMSLVEAAAPRTVDVAAAARSLIGKADVIYTSTDNNVVAAYESLVKVGNDAKIPLIAADNDSVKRGAIAAQGVDYYQLGRQVGDVVARILKGEKPGAIASATVNKVQLFVNPGAAQAQGVTLSEDIIKSAAQVIK from the coding sequence ATGTCTACAAAGATATTCGCCGCAGGCGCGGCCGCCGCCGTGGCGCTGGCGGCCGCATTGCACATGGGCGGCGACGCGCATGCCGCGCCGGCGGGACAGAAGTCGGTGGCCGTCATCGCCATCGTCGAACACCCGGCGCTGGACGCGGTCCGTGACGGGGTCAAGGAAGAGCTCAAGGCCAAGGGGTTCGATGCCGCGAAGAATCTGAAGTGGCAGTACCAGAGCGCGCAGGGCAACACCGGCACGGCGGCGCAGATCGCCCGCAAGTTCGTGGGCGACCGGCCCGACGCCATCGTCGCCATCGCCACGCCGGCGGCGCAGGCGGTCGTCTCGGCGACCAAGGATATCCCCGTTGTCTATGCGGCGGTCACGGACCCCGTGGCCGCGCAGCTGGTGCCTTCCATGGAGCCGTCCGGTTCCAACGTGACCGGTATCTCCGATGCCCTGGAACTGGATCGCCAGGTCGCCCTGATCCGCAAGATCGTGCCCAACGCCAAGCGCGTCGGCATCGTGTACAACCCGGGCGAAGCAAATTCGGTGGTGGTGGTCAAGCAGATGCAGGACCTGCTGCCGAAGTCCGGCATGAGCCTGGTCGAAGCGGCCGCGCCGCGCACGGTTGACGTGGCCGCCGCCGCGCGCAGCCTGATCGGCAAGGCCGACGTCATCTACACCAGTACGGACAACAACGTCGTGGCCGCCTACGAATCGCTGGTGAAAGTCGGCAACGATGCCAAAATCCCGCTGATCGCGGCCGACAACGACAGCGTCAAGCGAGGCGCGATCGCCGCCCAGGGCGTGGACTACTACCAGCTCGGCCGGCAGGTCGGCGACGTCGTGGCCCGCATCCTCAAGGGCGAGAAGCCCGGCGCCATTGCCTCGGCCACCGTTAACAAGGTGCAGCTCTTCGTGAACCCCGGCGCGGCCCAGGCTCAGGGCGTGACCTTGTCCGAAGACATCATCAAGTCGGCCGCCCAGGTCATCAAGTAA
- a CDS encoding aldo/keto reductase, with translation MQQRQLGRSGLTVPPLAFGGNVFGWTVGEADAFSLLDAMVDAGLNFIDTADVYSRWAPGNRGGESEVIIGKWLARSGKRDKVIIATKVGMEMGPGAQGLSPAYIARALDDSLTRLQTDYIDLYQSHRDDPDTPLADTLSAYGKLRDQGKIRAIGASNYTAARLSEALIVSERNGLPRYESIQPEYNLYAREPYESGLQGVVTAQGLGTINYYALASGFLTGKYRTPADAGKSVRGKKIVESYLNPRGQRILAALDEAVEATGATHTQVALAWTMAQPGITAPIASATSLAQLDDLVKAAYLSLPPEVLRKLDEASAWR, from the coding sequence ATGCAACAACGTCAACTTGGCCGTTCCGGCCTGACCGTGCCTCCCCTGGCCTTCGGCGGCAACGTCTTCGGCTGGACGGTGGGCGAAGCCGATGCCTTTTCCCTGCTCGATGCCATGGTCGATGCCGGCCTCAACTTCATCGATACGGCCGACGTGTATTCGCGCTGGGCGCCGGGCAACCGCGGCGGGGAATCGGAGGTCATCATCGGAAAATGGCTGGCCCGGTCCGGCAAGCGCGACAAGGTCATCATCGCGACCAAGGTCGGCATGGAAATGGGTCCGGGCGCACAGGGGCTGTCGCCAGCGTACATCGCGCGGGCGCTGGACGACTCGCTCACGCGGCTGCAGACAGACTATATCGACCTGTACCAATCGCATCGAGACGACCCGGATACGCCGCTGGCCGACACGCTGTCGGCGTATGGCAAGCTGCGCGACCAGGGGAAGATACGGGCCATTGGGGCGTCCAACTACACCGCCGCCCGGCTGTCCGAAGCGCTGATCGTCAGCGAGCGCAACGGCCTGCCGCGCTACGAGTCCATCCAGCCCGAGTACAACCTGTACGCGCGCGAGCCCTACGAAAGCGGCCTGCAGGGCGTGGTCACCGCCCAGGGCCTGGGCACCATCAATTACTACGCGTTGGCAAGCGGCTTTCTGACGGGCAAATACCGCACGCCGGCCGACGCGGGCAAGAGCGTGCGCGGCAAGAAGATCGTGGAGTCCTATCTGAACCCGCGCGGGCAGCGCATCCTGGCCGCGCTCGACGAGGCGGTGGAGGCCACCGGCGCGACGCACACGCAGGTGGCCCTGGCATGGACCATGGCGCAGCCGGGAATCACGGCGCCGATCGCCAGCGCCACCTCGCTGGCCCAGCTGGACGATCTGGTGAAGGCGGCATACCTGAGCCTGCCGCCCGAGGTCCTGCGCAAGCTGGATGAAGCCAGCGCCTGGCGCTGA
- a CDS encoding Bug family tripartite tricarboxylate transporter substrate binding protein yields MIYRGISAALAAASFLFALAAPARAEWPERPVTIIVPFPAGGGTDTFARPLAQQLGTQLGQTVVIDNKGGAGGTVGAGVAAKARPDGYTFFMGGAHHAVAPALYKQLSYDIQKDFIPVALLAQPPQVVVINASKLPVKTLQEFIAYAKARPGQINYGTAGKGSTHHLAGELFAMQTGIKLVDVPYQGAGPMLSALIGGQVDLAFDGLGSSSGHIRAGSIKPLAVAAPQRSPSFPDIPTAAEAGVMNYEVSTWYALWAPAGTPKAAVDRMIREVEIALNTPKLKEQWASNGSAIPHLSGPAFGKFVDDEIARWGKVVKDSGVSLD; encoded by the coding sequence ATGATTTACCGAGGCATATCGGCGGCCCTGGCCGCCGCATCGTTCCTGTTTGCCCTGGCCGCGCCCGCCCGGGCCGAGTGGCCCGAGCGGCCCGTGACCATCATCGTGCCCTTCCCGGCGGGAGGCGGGACGGACACCTTTGCCAGGCCGTTGGCCCAGCAGCTTGGCACGCAGTTGGGCCAGACTGTCGTCATCGACAACAAGGGGGGCGCCGGCGGCACCGTCGGCGCCGGCGTGGCCGCCAAGGCGCGGCCCGACGGCTATACCTTCTTCATGGGGGGAGCCCATCACGCCGTGGCGCCGGCCTTGTACAAGCAGCTCAGCTACGACATCCAGAAGGACTTCATTCCGGTTGCCCTGCTGGCGCAGCCGCCCCAGGTGGTGGTGATCAATGCGTCCAAGCTTCCGGTCAAGACGCTGCAGGAGTTCATTGCCTACGCCAAGGCCCGGCCCGGGCAGATCAACTACGGCACGGCGGGCAAGGGCAGCACGCACCACCTGGCTGGCGAACTGTTCGCCATGCAGACCGGCATCAAGCTGGTGGACGTGCCTTACCAGGGCGCGGGCCCGATGTTGTCGGCGCTGATCGGCGGGCAGGTGGACCTGGCATTCGACGGGCTGGGATCGTCGTCGGGGCATATTCGCGCCGGAAGCATCAAGCCGCTCGCCGTGGCGGCGCCCCAGCGTTCGCCCAGCTTCCCGGATATCCCCACGGCGGCGGAGGCCGGGGTGATGAACTACGAAGTGTCGACGTGGTATGCGCTGTGGGCGCCGGCGGGCACGCCGAAAGCGGCCGTAGACCGCATGATCCGGGAAGTCGAAATCGCGTTGAATACGCCGAAGCTCAAGGAGCAGTGGGCGAGCAACGGTTCGGCCATTCCCCACCTGAGCGGCCCCGCCTTCGGCAAATTCGTCGATGACGAAATCGCCCGCTGGGGCAAGGTGGTGAAGGATTCCGGCGTCAGCCTGGATTGA
- a CDS encoding malonate--CoA ligase: MSNANLYSVLEAGFPRDRSRIAIETPTLRYTWEDIDQASACLANLLKSLRLPKDARVAVQVEKSPEALLLYLATLRAGLVYLPLNTAYREAEIDYFLGNAEPSVVVCASANLPWVQRLADKAGVPHVYTLDDDRTGSLLDAAGKLPRTFRTVTRRADDLAAILYTSGTTGRSKGAMLTHGNLASNAKVLHAYWGWRDDDVLLHMLPIFHVHGLFVASHGALLAGARMIWLPKLDVELALRYLPQSTVMMGVPTYYVRLLADPRFGREVCARMRLFISGSAPLLTETFTAFQERTGHTILERYGMSETVMLTSNPYDPMDGPRVGGTVGKPLPGVDVRVVDDTGKRLPPGEIGNIQVRGPNVFPGYWRMPEKTREEFTEDGWFKTGDVGRWGGDANGQPVPVDYLSIVGRSKDLIISGGYNVYPKEIESVIDDMPGVEESAVIGVPHPDFGEAVVAIVVPRGGAVLDTAAMQNELKTRIANFKVPKRIHVAEQLPRNTMGKVQKNVLRDTYAAI, encoded by the coding sequence GTGAGCAATGCCAATCTGTACTCGGTTCTGGAAGCCGGCTTCCCGCGCGACCGCAGCCGCATCGCCATCGAGACGCCGACGCTGCGCTATACGTGGGAGGATATCGATCAGGCCAGCGCCTGCCTGGCGAACCTGCTCAAATCGCTGCGCCTGCCCAAGGATGCGCGCGTGGCGGTGCAGGTGGAGAAGTCCCCGGAGGCGCTGCTTCTCTATCTCGCCACGCTGCGTGCCGGGCTCGTCTACCTGCCGCTGAACACGGCGTACCGGGAAGCGGAAATCGATTACTTCCTGGGCAATGCCGAGCCGTCCGTGGTGGTGTGCGCCAGCGCGAACCTGCCGTGGGTCCAGCGCCTGGCCGACAAGGCCGGCGTGCCCCACGTCTACACGCTGGACGACGACCGCACCGGCTCGCTGCTCGATGCCGCCGGCAAGCTGCCGCGCACGTTCAGAACGGTGACGCGCCGCGCCGACGATCTGGCGGCGATCCTGTACACCTCGGGCACCACCGGGCGCAGCAAAGGGGCGATGCTCACGCATGGCAATCTCGCTTCCAACGCCAAGGTGCTGCACGCGTACTGGGGCTGGCGCGATGACGACGTGTTGCTGCACATGCTGCCGATCTTCCACGTGCACGGGCTGTTCGTCGCCTCGCACGGCGCATTGCTGGCGGGCGCACGCATGATCTGGCTGCCCAAGCTGGACGTGGAGCTGGCATTGCGGTACCTGCCGCAAAGCACGGTGATGATGGGCGTTCCCACCTATTACGTCCGGCTGCTGGCGGACCCGCGCTTCGGCCGCGAAGTCTGCGCACGCATGCGGCTGTTCATTTCTGGTTCCGCGCCGCTATTGACCGAAACCTTCACCGCCTTCCAGGAGCGCACCGGACACACCATCCTGGAACGCTACGGGATGAGCGAAACCGTCATGCTGACGTCCAATCCCTACGATCCCATGGACGGACCGCGCGTCGGCGGCACCGTCGGCAAGCCGCTGCCCGGCGTTGACGTGCGGGTCGTGGACGACACGGGCAAGCGCTTGCCGCCAGGCGAGATCGGCAACATCCAGGTGCGCGGGCCCAATGTTTTCCCGGGCTATTGGCGCATGCCGGAGAAAACGCGTGAAGAATTCACGGAAGACGGCTGGTTCAAGACCGGCGATGTCGGGCGCTGGGGCGGGGACGCCAACGGGCAGCCCGTGCCGGTGGATTACCTGAGCATCGTCGGCCGCAGCAAGGACCTGATCATCTCCGGCGGCTACAACGTCTATCCCAAGGAAATCGAGTCGGTGATCGACGACATGCCCGGCGTGGAAGAGTCGGCGGTGATCGGCGTGCCGCACCCCGACTTCGGGGAGGCCGTGGTGGCCATCGTCGTGCCGCGCGGCGGCGCCGTGCTCGACACGGCGGCCATGCAGAACGAACTGAAAACGCGCATCGCCAACTTCAAGGTGCCCAAGCGCATCCACGTTGCCGAGCAGCTGCCGCGCAACACGATGGGCAAGGTGCAGAAAAACGTATTGCGCGATACCTACGCGGCCATCTGA
- a CDS encoding enoyl-CoA hydratase/isomerase family protein, protein MQSADTCSPDSGQDRSEAGRVRCRRDGGLARVVLSHPGRMNAITVAMWRELTAVFEQLAADDTVRCVVIGGEGGHFAAGADIREFPHWRADGAGVMHYHRQILAPALRAIERCPHPVVARIDGVCVGGGLEIASLCDLRIAGRSARLGVPINRLGFPMAPDEMAGLLRLAGRATAMELLLEGRILDAAQARDKGLLNRVVDDAGLDEEVRCCTQRIMAGAPLAARLNKRIAARLSTGEPLREDEYQAFFSYAESRDHREGVRAFLAGEAPTFTGD, encoded by the coding sequence ATGCAATCCGCCGACACCTGCTCCCCGGACAGCGGCCAGGACCGGAGCGAAGCCGGCCGCGTGCGGTGCCGCCGCGACGGCGGGCTTGCGCGCGTCGTGTTGTCCCATCCCGGCCGCATGAACGCCATCACCGTAGCCATGTGGCGCGAGCTGACAGCGGTGTTCGAGCAACTGGCGGCCGACGATACCGTGCGTTGCGTGGTGATCGGCGGCGAGGGCGGCCATTTCGCCGCGGGCGCGGATATCCGGGAGTTTCCGCATTGGCGCGCCGATGGGGCCGGGGTGATGCATTACCACCGCCAGATCCTTGCGCCGGCCCTGCGCGCGATCGAACGATGCCCGCACCCCGTCGTGGCCCGCATCGATGGCGTCTGCGTGGGCGGCGGCCTCGAAATCGCCAGCCTCTGCGACCTGCGCATTGCCGGCCGTTCCGCGCGCCTGGGCGTGCCGATCAATCGGCTGGGCTTTCCCATGGCGCCCGACGAAATGGCGGGCCTGCTGCGGCTGGCGGGCCGGGCCACCGCAATGGAGTTGCTGCTGGAAGGCCGCATCCTGGACGCGGCGCAGGCGCGCGACAAGGGTTTGCTGAACCGGGTGGTCGATGATGCCGGCCTGGACGAGGAAGTCCGTTGCTGCACGCAGCGCATCATGGCCGGCGCGCCGCTGGCCGCGCGCTTGAACAAGCGCATCGCAGCCCGCCTGTCCACCGGCGAACCGTTGCGCGAGGACGAATACCAAGCTTTCTTTTCTTACGCCGAGAGCCGCGACCACCGGGAGGGCGTGCGAGCCTTCCTGGCGGGCGAAGCGCCGACATTCACAGGAGACTGA